In one Lolium rigidum isolate FL_2022 chromosome 3, APGP_CSIRO_Lrig_0.1, whole genome shotgun sequence genomic region, the following are encoded:
- the LOC124697859 gene encoding uncharacterized protein LOC124697859: MADHCCAHQEVSSYKENLAEEPKQHVPTAAAASTGRYTSIKLHMYLKCTVFIRIDITKTMAGSVIIMSRAGWLSKDRSTPEGINMEEHGWRFQPPFPQPTGGYDSSSDSDWESPVIRQRKPLEVRNARHERRAALREKTARHHAEVALRKYNKANNTKFELEEVRVISIFFEFGGGCIHYNFTAKQPEGHQLGNSAITKLFFSEVDPRFRNENNVLLCCIVEENDAGHCFGCEDYKPIVHPSSQAYGGGSSTCIEFPRSDGDSTESD; this comes from the exons ATGGCGGATCACTGCTGCGCTCATCAGGAGGTTTCTTC GTACAAGGAGAATCTGGCAGAGGAGCCAAAGCAGCACGTTCCTACAGCTGCAGCTGCTTCGACGGGGAGGTACACAAG tattaagttgcacatGTACCTGAAATGCACCGTCTTCATCAGAATAGATATCACAAAGACCATGGCTGGTTCAGTTATCATCAT GAGTCGAGCCGGCTGGCTTTCCAAGGATAGGAGCACTCCCGAAGGCATCAACATGGAGGAGCATGGTTGGAGGTTTCAGCCCCCTTTCCCCCAACCCACCGGAGGGTACGACAGCAGCTCGGATTCTGACTGGGAATCCCCGGTTATAAGGCAGAGGAAACCTCTTGAGGTGAGGAACGCACGCCACGAAAGAAGAGCTGCGTTGAGAGAAAAGACTGCCCGTCATCACGCCGAGGTGGCCTTGCGCAAGTACAACAAAGCGAACAACACCAAG TTTGAGCTGGAGGAGGTTCGAGTAATCTCTATATTTTTTGAGTTTGGAGGAGGCTGCATCCATTATAACTTCACAGCTAAGCAGCCCGAGGGTCACCAGCTTGGTAATTCCGCCATTACCAAGCTATTCTTCTCCGAAGTCGACCCCAGGTTTCGGAATGAAAATAATGTGCTTCTATGCTGTATAGTTGAGGAAAATGACGCAG GACACTGCTTTGGCTGCGAAGACTACAAGCCTATTGTTCACCCAAGTAGCCAAGCATACGGTGGTGGTAGTAGTACCTGTATTGAATTTCCTCGCTCAGACGGAGATAGCACAGAGAGTGACTAG